Below is a genomic region from Oligoflexia bacterium.
ACTGCAGATACAGCAGATCCCATCATTGAACCCAAAAGTACTCGACGTAAGGAGTTACCAATAGTAACGCCATAACCTCTTTCAAGAGGTTTCACGGTGAATTTACCATAGGTGTCCGTAAGAGATTCTTTTTCGATCTCAAAACTTTTTGGGCGGATTAAATCTCTCCAAAATTTATAATAATGTTCCTGCATACCCATGTCGCCCTTGCTCCTTATCTTGAATAATATTCTACAACCATGTGTTCTTCGATTGGGAAAGTTACATCCTCACGAGTAGGTGTATCCTTGATGGTACCTTTAAAGTCACCATGTGCAGGATCCAACCACTTGGGAATTTCCCTTCGCTTAGCTCCTTCAATCGCAGCCATGACTTTATCCATCTGGCGGCTCTTTTCACGAACTTCAATAATATCGCCTTTTTTAAGTTCATAGCTTGGCATGTTAACCATTTTGCCATTCACCATGAAATGACTGTGCTTCACTAAATGCTTCGCCTCATTTCGGCTGCTAGCAAAACCCAAAAGATAGACGGTATTATCTAAGCGACGCTCAAGCTTGAGCAGTAATGTTTCACCAGTAACGCCTTTTTCTTGCTCAGAATCTCTGAAGTAACGGCGAAATTGGCTTTCAAATATTCCGTAAATTCTTTTTACCTTCTGCTTCTCGCGAAGTTGAAGAGCAAATTCAGAAAATTTCATTCTTGCTTGACCATGCTGTCCCGGGGGGTAAGGACGACGCTCAAAACTACACTTGTCAGTGTAACAGCGGTCACCCTTCAAAAACAATTTCATGTTCTCTCTGCGACATAGTCTACATACATGTTTAATAGCACGACTCAAAGTTCTAACCTCCTGTAGTCTTAGATTCTTCTACGCTTAGGCGGACGACACCCATTATGTGGGATTGGGGTAACGTCTTTGATGGAGGTAATGCGCAGACCAGCAGCAGCCAACGCACGCAAAGCCGGCTCCCTGCCAGCTCCGGGACCTTTTACAAAAACACCCACTGTACGCATTCCGCATTCTACGGCTTTACGAGCAGCGTCTTCAGCTGCAACTTGCGCAGCAAAAGGGGTTCCCTTACGAGAACCTTTGAAACCTTTATGTCCAGAACTCGACCAAGCAACTACAGCTCCACTCACATCACTGATCGTGACGATTGTATTACCAAATGATGCTTGAATATGTGCGAGTCCAGATTGGACGTTTCT
It encodes:
- the rpsD gene encoding 30S ribosomal protein S4; translation: MSRAIKHVCRLCRRENMKLFLKGDRCYTDKCSFERRPYPPGQHGQARMKFSEFALQLREKQKVKRIYGIFESQFRRYFRDSEQEKGVTGETLLLKLERRLDNTVYLLGFASSRNEAKHLVKHSHFMVNGKMVNMPSYELKKGDIIEVREKSRQMDKVMAAIEGAKRREIPKWLDPAHGDFKGTIKDTPTREDVTFPIEEHMVVEYYSR
- the rpsK gene encoding 30S ribosomal protein S11 → MATQPEVVKKGVVKKKKVKRNVQSGLAHIQASFGNTIVTISDVSGAVVAWSSSGHKGFKGSRKGTPFAAQVAAEDAARKAVECGMRTVGVFVKGPGAGREPALRALAAAGLRITSIKDVTPIPHNGCRPPKRRRI